A single Anatilimnocola floriformis DNA region contains:
- a CDS encoding outer membrane protein assembly factor BamB family protein, with protein MNRLGKLSLVLILTALPCPALQAEDWPQFRGIAQDGSSPATALPTRWSASENLLWKVDLPGPGGSSPVIAAGKVYLTCYSGYGLREGDNAEQSELSRHVLCFDLKTGKQQWSFPAKALVPEERFQGFQALHGYASSTPCLDNDSVYVFFGKSGVGCMDLKGKPRWGQKVGDKTHSWGSATSPVLYKNTVIVNASVESGELVALNKRNGSKAWSQRGVREAWNSPILVKAPGNKVELVLSSQGELQGYDPDTGKPLWRAPGIQDYVCPSVIAHDGIVYAIGARSGMGVAVKAGGRGEVQPIWEMKKGSNVCSPVFHEGYLYWTHESRGVAYCADAKTGEIVYEQRLEPRPDTIYASPVLAGGNIYYVSRNNGTYVVAAKPQFQLVAHNPPLDRTTSNGSPAVADGKMLLRSNEALYCIGRNLGWGLGTRSWDLGRGGKAAGRRTDQWSVSKRVSSSVGETRRPERTSGPSYAPSHSATRRLLR; from the coding sequence ATGAATCGTCTCGGAAAACTGTCGCTGGTCTTGATCCTTACCGCCCTCCCCTGCCCTGCTCTGCAGGCCGAGGACTGGCCGCAATTTCGCGGCATTGCTCAGGATGGCAGCTCGCCAGCGACGGCGCTGCCGACGCGCTGGAGCGCGAGTGAGAACCTGCTGTGGAAGGTCGACTTGCCCGGGCCTGGCGGCAGCAGCCCGGTGATTGCGGCTGGCAAGGTTTATCTCACGTGTTACTCGGGCTACGGCCTGCGCGAGGGTGACAACGCCGAGCAAAGCGAGTTGTCGCGGCATGTTCTGTGTTTCGATTTGAAAACCGGCAAGCAGCAGTGGTCGTTTCCGGCCAAAGCCCTCGTTCCCGAGGAGCGGTTCCAGGGTTTTCAAGCCTTGCACGGTTACGCATCGAGCACGCCCTGCCTCGACAACGACTCGGTGTACGTTTTCTTCGGCAAGTCGGGCGTCGGCTGCATGGATTTGAAGGGGAAGCCGCGCTGGGGACAAAAAGTCGGCGACAAGACGCACAGCTGGGGCTCGGCGACCTCGCCGGTCCTCTACAAGAACACCGTGATCGTGAATGCCAGCGTCGAGAGTGGCGAACTCGTCGCGCTCAACAAACGGAACGGCAGCAAGGCCTGGTCGCAGCGCGGCGTGCGCGAGGCGTGGAACTCGCCGATCCTGGTGAAGGCGCCGGGGAATAAAGTCGAGCTGGTGCTGAGCAGCCAGGGTGAACTGCAAGGCTACGATCCCGACACCGGCAAGCCGCTGTGGCGAGCGCCGGGGATTCAAGATTATGTGTGCCCCAGCGTGATTGCTCACGATGGAATTGTGTATGCCATCGGCGCTCGCTCCGGAATGGGTGTGGCAGTTAAAGCCGGCGGCCGCGGCGAGGTGCAACCAATCTGGGAAATGAAAAAGGGCTCGAACGTTTGCTCGCCCGTTTTTCACGAAGGCTATTTGTACTGGACCCATGAGAGCCGCGGCGTGGCCTATTGCGCCGATGCCAAGACTGGCGAAATCGTTTACGAGCAACGCCTCGAGCCGCGCCCCGACACGATCTATGCCTCGCCTGTTCTCGCCGGCGGCAACATCTATTACGTGAGCCGCAACAACGGCACGTATGTCGTCGCCGCCAAGCCGCAGTTTCAGCTGGTTGCGCACAATCCGCCGCTCGATCGCACCACCAGCAACGGCAGCCCCGCCGTGGCGGATGGCAAGATGTTGCTCAGGTCGAATGAGGCGCTGTATTGCATTGGGAGGAATTTGGGGTGGGGGCTGGGAACTAGGAGTTGGGATCTGGGGCGGGGGGGAAAGGCAGCAGGTCGTAGGACGGACCAATGGTCCGTCTCGAAGCGGGTATCAAGCTCGGTTGGCGAAACTCGCCGCCCTGAACGGACCAGTGGTCCGTCCTACGCGCCAAGTCACTCCGCGACTCGCAGGCTACTGCGTTAG
- a CDS encoding glycosyltransferase family 2 protein — translation MSERWLVALPVFNEVKHVDGVLDEVLKYCKEVLVVDDGSSDGTAEVLARRKDVRVLTHPQNRGYGGGLISAFNYARVHHFDKLVTIDCDGQHEPKRIPLFFEQCTPDIDIVSGSRYLRQFSGDSLPPETRRRINETITAEVNQRLGLELTDAFCGFKCYRVSALKKLAITETGYSMPLEFWVQAAYARLRIKEMPVPLIYLDEKRSFGGNLDDGDVRLQYYHLTMNRAIAAAEALELARDQMLSGECLM, via the coding sequence ATGTCGGAACGTTGGTTGGTTGCCTTGCCCGTTTTTAACGAGGTGAAACACGTCGATGGGGTCCTCGATGAAGTGCTGAAGTACTGTAAAGAGGTACTCGTCGTCGACGATGGTTCGAGCGACGGCACTGCCGAGGTCCTCGCCCGCCGCAAAGATGTCCGCGTCCTGACCCATCCGCAAAACCGGGGTTACGGCGGCGGCTTGATCTCGGCATTCAATTACGCCCGCGTTCATCACTTCGACAAGCTGGTGACCATCGATTGCGATGGCCAGCACGAGCCGAAGCGGATTCCGCTCTTCTTCGAGCAGTGTACGCCCGACATCGACATCGTCTCGGGCAGCCGTTACCTGCGGCAGTTTTCGGGCGACAGCCTGCCGCCGGAAACCCGCCGCCGGATTAATGAAACGATTACCGCTGAAGTGAATCAACGGCTCGGTCTGGAACTGACCGACGCTTTCTGCGGCTTCAAGTGCTACCGCGTGAGCGCCCTGAAGAAACTAGCCATCACCGAAACCGGCTACTCGATGCCGCTCGAGTTTTGGGTGCAAGCGGCCTACGCTCGACTGCGGATCAAAGAGATGCCGGTGCCGCTGATCTATCTCGACGAAAAACGCTCGTTCGGCGGCAACCTCGACGACGGCGACGTGCGGCTGCAGTATTACCACCTGACCATGAACCGCGCCATCGCCGCTGCCGAAGCACTGGAACTGGCCCGCGATCAGATGCTGTCGGGTGAGTGCTTGATGTAG
- a CDS encoding DUF6348 family protein encodes MSEAEAEHLLELIEDGIAEHGGDLGGWTRRDGDTLQLFDGRVTLRASITENEAGSNAQPGFVHAHVLTTLHEHDDEVLDACLFGLGNNRDEGLQQAAVIWMTSVAGPIRSFLDNRPVCMSCQAGVMGGDQSQGYSEGDYGLPGLRAFVGPAIVRGFDDSCFMAALNDHKPWFRYAAESAAPRHVHLVKVIILHEPGQGWRREMEVDGHDVSYSDSNWPAGIAPPDVGYITRFAVFEFPRNSREIARRKELERTILHFAANYGKYDQVDEMIVALEQAGFDPDLLHEVESFSTIAFGRALFGPLGAAYPATVIRARRDGRVETDVPLMTIPAYTRARALIPQIGSAMPLEDFQALALYNAESHALAQVLEKEGDQVDLSRLQLFPLIIPDRETGQQTMDAAWEVLNKMIEESRAARKPKKPWWKFW; translated from the coding sequence ATGTCCGAAGCGGAAGCCGAACATCTACTCGAACTGATTGAAGACGGCATCGCCGAGCACGGTGGTGATCTTGGCGGCTGGACGCGGCGCGACGGCGACACGCTGCAGTTGTTCGATGGCCGGGTGACGCTGCGCGCGAGCATTACCGAGAACGAAGCCGGTTCGAACGCGCAGCCCGGATTTGTGCATGCCCATGTGCTGACCACACTGCATGAGCACGACGATGAAGTGCTCGACGCTTGTCTGTTCGGTTTGGGAAACAACCGCGACGAGGGCTTGCAGCAGGCCGCGGTGATTTGGATGACCAGCGTCGCCGGGCCGATCCGTTCGTTTCTTGACAACAGGCCCGTCTGCATGAGTTGTCAGGCCGGCGTGATGGGCGGCGATCAATCGCAAGGATATTCCGAGGGGGACTACGGCTTGCCGGGATTGCGAGCTTTTGTCGGGCCGGCGATTGTCCGCGGCTTTGACGACAGTTGTTTCATGGCGGCGCTCAACGATCACAAGCCGTGGTTTCGTTATGCGGCTGAATCGGCGGCACCGCGACATGTCCACCTTGTGAAAGTGATCATCCTGCATGAGCCAGGGCAAGGCTGGCGTCGCGAAATGGAGGTCGATGGCCACGACGTTTCGTACAGCGATTCCAACTGGCCGGCGGGAATCGCGCCTCCGGATGTTGGCTACATCACGCGGTTCGCTGTATTTGAATTTCCCCGCAACTCGCGCGAGATCGCGCGCAGGAAAGAACTCGAGCGGACGATCCTGCACTTCGCCGCAAACTATGGGAAGTATGACCAAGTCGACGAAATGATAGTCGCCCTGGAACAAGCCGGCTTTGATCCTGATCTGTTACACGAGGTCGAATCATTTTCCACCATCGCCTTCGGTCGCGCGCTGTTCGGACCGTTGGGTGCAGCCTATCCCGCAACCGTGATCCGTGCTCGCCGTGATGGCCGCGTGGAGACCGATGTGCCGTTGATGACGATCCCGGCTTACACTCGAGCGCGGGCTCTCATTCCGCAGATTGGTAGCGCGATGCCGCTCGAAGATTTTCAAGCCTTGGCGCTCTACAACGCAGAATCGCATGCGCTGGCGCAGGTGCTGGAAAAAGAAGGAGATCAGGTCGACCTAAGTCGGTTGCAGTTATTCCCACTGATCATTCCAGACCGCGAGACCGGCCAGCAGACGATGGACGCTGCGTGGGAAGTCCTCAATAAGATGATCGAAGAGTCTCGTGCGGCGCGTAAACCAAAAAAGCCGTGGTGGAAGTTCTGGTAA
- a CDS encoding rhamnogalacturonan acetylesterase — protein sequence MSTLLRFVFCVALVCCSTITSIAEEPKPATVKITLVGDSTVTDKAGWGAAFIKLVGPNAECVNHAKGGASSKSYYDSGLWKRALAAKPTYVLIQFGHNDQPGKGPERETDPANTYRDQLKKYISEARAAGAKPILVTSLVRRIFTADGKINSSLTPYAEAVKAVAAETKTPVIDLHERSKELAEKLGVEKSQRFGPPHPTQAGKFDGTHLNDEGAAAIAPLVVAELLKAEPELQPYFPTKP from the coding sequence ATGTCAACGTTGCTTCGTTTCGTCTTCTGTGTTGCGCTCGTTTGCTGCAGCACAATCACTTCCATCGCCGAAGAGCCCAAACCAGCGACGGTGAAGATCACCCTCGTTGGCGATTCGACGGTCACCGACAAAGCAGGCTGGGGCGCGGCGTTCATAAAACTCGTCGGCCCGAATGCGGAGTGCGTGAACCATGCGAAGGGCGGCGCGAGTTCGAAGAGTTATTACGACAGCGGATTGTGGAAGCGTGCACTCGCTGCGAAGCCGACGTACGTGCTGATTCAGTTCGGCCACAACGATCAGCCTGGCAAAGGGCCGGAGCGCGAAACCGATCCGGCCAACACGTATCGCGATCAACTGAAGAAGTACATCAGCGAAGCCCGTGCTGCCGGCGCTAAACCGATCTTGGTCACTTCGCTGGTGCGCAGAATCTTCACTGCCGACGGCAAGATCAACTCCAGTCTTACTCCGTACGCCGAAGCTGTGAAAGCCGTTGCCGCCGAAACGAAAACGCCCGTCATTGATCTGCACGAACGCAGTAAGGAGCTCGCGGAGAAACTGGGCGTCGAGAAATCGCAACGGTTTGGCCCTCCGCATCCAACGCAGGCCGGTAAGTTCGACGGCACGCACTTGAACGACGAAGGCGCCGCAGCCATCGCGCCGCTGGTTGTCGCCGAGTTGCTTAAAGCCGAGCCAGAACTGCAGCCTTACTTTCCGACCAAGCCCTAG
- a CDS encoding REP-associated tyrosine transposase has product MNGFFRRRHLPHWDVEDAPYFITFCLDGSIPANGMRELVKYGDHLKLRPKPQGISLAEWERRLHKLWFARMDEMLDFQPAVRHFEQADIAKIVMDSLSHFADVRYLSIAWVVMPSHVHWLFQPLPEFSATVPQGKSPCEVIMHSLKSFTANECNKALELEGQFWQQESYDHWIRDDDELERVIAYILHNPVRAGLAAAPEKYRYSSAYAG; this is encoded by the coding sequence ATGAACGGTTTCTTTCGTCGCCGGCATCTGCCTCATTGGGACGTTGAGGATGCCCCTTACTTCATTACCTTCTGTCTTGATGGCAGCATTCCGGCAAATGGCATGCGTGAGTTGGTCAAGTACGGCGATCACTTAAAGTTAAGACCTAAGCCGCAAGGAATCTCGCTGGCCGAATGGGAACGCAGGCTACATAAACTTTGGTTTGCGCGAATGGATGAAATGCTCGACTTCCAGCCAGCCGTCCGTCATTTTGAGCAAGCAGACATCGCCAAAATTGTGATGGATTCGCTCTCTCATTTCGCTGACGTGCGATACCTATCGATCGCGTGGGTCGTGATGCCCAGCCACGTGCACTGGCTCTTTCAGCCTTTGCCTGAATTTAGCGCAACCGTTCCCCAAGGAAAGTCGCCGTGTGAAGTGATCATGCACAGCTTGAAGAGCTTTACGGCCAATGAATGCAACAAGGCTCTTGAACTCGAAGGACAATTCTGGCAGCAGGAGTCCTACGACCATTGGATTCGCGATGACGACGAATTGGAACGCGTGATCGCGTATATCTTGCACAACCCCGTTCGTGCAGGACTCGCCGCCGCCCCGGAGAAATACCGTTATTCATCTGCTTACGCAGGATAG
- a CDS encoding DUF1501 domain-containing protein, protein MSTAAMLSGEPRRLWADEKKIVQPKATADSVILLWMGGGMAAPDTFDPKKYVAFEPGVKVADIESTFPAIDTVVDNIKITQGLENIARVMDRGTLVRSHVLPDLGHILHSRHQYHWHTGYVPPQTVACPHIGAWIAKVLGPKNPVIPAFINIGQRLEGVGEQEELKAFTTAGFFGSEFGPMNLPHPEDAAQSVRPPKGMAGDRFESRNRLLQKLIKESPRKDFVSDYQQQSMLRSLDNAHRLLSAKERSAFDISLEPKESYEKYDTGRFGRGCLLARRLVESGARFVEVTTEYVPFLNWDTHANGHTTLRDMKKQIDLPIAQLILDLESRGLLDRTLVILASEFSRDMLMEGRPGSNAGDQATEKVDVMKELKHYGQHRHFTGGSCVMLWGGGVRKGQLYGETAKARPFLATKDPLSVMDLHATIFNAMGISPATAFDVENRPFYATEDGKGKARTELFVG, encoded by the coding sequence ATGTCTACCGCTGCCATGCTCAGCGGTGAACCGCGCCGGTTGTGGGCTGACGAAAAGAAAATCGTGCAGCCGAAGGCCACGGCCGATTCTGTCATCCTGCTGTGGATGGGTGGCGGCATGGCGGCGCCGGATACGTTTGATCCGAAGAAGTACGTCGCGTTCGAGCCGGGCGTGAAGGTTGCCGATATCGAGAGCACCTTTCCAGCCATCGACACAGTCGTCGACAACATCAAGATCACGCAGGGCCTGGAGAACATCGCTCGGGTGATGGATCGCGGCACACTCGTGCGTTCGCATGTGCTGCCTGACCTCGGCCACATTCTGCATTCGCGGCATCAATATCATTGGCACACCGGTTACGTGCCGCCGCAGACGGTCGCTTGCCCTCATATCGGCGCGTGGATCGCCAAGGTCCTGGGCCCGAAGAATCCGGTCATCCCCGCCTTCATCAACATCGGCCAGCGTCTTGAAGGGGTCGGCGAGCAGGAAGAGCTGAAAGCCTTCACCACGGCAGGGTTCTTCGGTAGCGAATTCGGCCCGATGAACTTGCCGCATCCCGAAGACGCCGCGCAATCGGTGCGGCCGCCGAAAGGAATGGCCGGCGATCGGTTTGAAAGTCGCAATCGACTGCTGCAAAAATTGATCAAGGAATCGCCGCGAAAGGATTTCGTTTCCGATTATCAGCAGCAGTCGATGCTTCGTTCGCTCGACAACGCTCATCGTCTGCTCAGCGCGAAAGAGCGTTCGGCGTTTGATATTTCGCTCGAGCCAAAAGAGAGTTACGAGAAGTACGACACGGGCCGATTTGGCCGTGGCTGTTTGCTCGCTCGGCGGCTTGTGGAATCCGGCGCGCGGTTCGTTGAAGTCACGACCGAGTACGTGCCATTTCTCAATTGGGATACGCACGCGAATGGTCACACGACGCTGCGCGACATGAAGAAGCAGATCGATCTACCAATCGCGCAGCTGATTCTCGATCTGGAGTCGCGCGGTTTGCTCGACCGCACTCTGGTGATTCTCGCCAGTGAGTTCAGCCGCGACATGCTCATGGAAGGCCGCCCCGGCAGCAACGCCGGTGACCAAGCCACCGAAAAAGTCGACGTGATGAAAGAGCTGAAGCACTACGGCCAGCATCGGCACTTCACCGGCGGCTCGTGCGTCATGCTGTGGGGCGGCGGCGTGCGGAAAGGGCAACTCTACGGTGAGACCGCGAAGGCTCGACCGTTCCTCGCGACCAAAGATCCGCTCAGCGTGATGGACCTCCACGCCACGATCTTCAACGCGATGGGCATCAGCCCTGCGACAGCATTCGACGTTGAAAATCGACCGTTCTATGCGACGGAAGACGGCAAGGGGAAAGCACGTACGGAGCTTTTCGTAGGATAG
- a CDS encoding DUF1549 domain-containing protein, whose product MKFLSFSLLLLCASPALAAEIDFAHEVAPLLKQHCGKCHLGEQKKGGLSLNTREALFVGGDSGKVVSPGKSAASDLIERLKSTDKELRMPPEGPRVPAEQIAKLARWIDEGARWEEGFQFAKSSYEPPLKPRSPALPSPRNGRENPVDRILDEYLAQKKLATPAAVDDATFARRASLDLIGLLPTVEELDSLLNDKSSDKRQRYVEKLLARDVDYAEHWLTFWNDLLRNDYSGTGFITGGRKQISKWLYQSLATNKPYDVMARELISPPNQDSAGFIDGILWRGDVSAGQTVEIQFAQSVGQALLGINLKCASCHDSFIDRWTLQESYGLAAIYSKRPLEIHRCDKPINQQAAASWLFPELGQVDAKAAQPERLKQLAALVTHRDNGRFTRTIVNRLWHRTMGRGIVHPPDAMQTEPWNADLLDFLAEDFAQHGFDLKRTLSLITTSAAYQSQMEVVDKNTDDAGYTYRGPRARRLTAEQFIDAVWQLTDTAPGKFDAPVIRAGSSSAKSPATGPKELTGKWIWSSADSSNAAAGETVVVRKKFDLKATPVQAIAAITCDNSYSLYANGQKLQSGENWEAPDAVILTGKLKAGENEIVIVAKNGGSGPNPAGLFCEIVAWQADKSATTIATDESWQWTKTLPDGKGKFKTEPTDWQAAAAVKGAAVWQGVHPQLLAALSAGGQSVGLKVRASLVKSDFLMRALGRPNRDQIVTVRPDSLTTLEAIDLANGQSLADSLQRGSVKLAARGWTPDTFSQWLFRSTLAREPSPAELATMKEELGAKITPQGIEDALWSVLMLPEFQLVR is encoded by the coding sequence ATGAAGTTTCTCTCCTTCTCACTGCTACTCCTCTGCGCTTCCCCTGCCCTGGCCGCCGAGATCGATTTCGCCCACGAGGTCGCGCCGCTGCTCAAGCAGCACTGCGGCAAGTGCCACCTCGGTGAGCAGAAAAAAGGGGGGCTGTCGCTGAACACCCGCGAAGCTCTGTTCGTCGGCGGCGACTCCGGCAAAGTAGTCTCGCCCGGCAAGTCGGCGGCTAGCGATCTCATCGAACGCTTGAAATCGACTGACAAAGAATTGCGCATGCCACCCGAGGGACCGCGCGTGCCAGCCGAGCAAATCGCGAAGCTCGCGCGCTGGATCGACGAAGGGGCAAGGTGGGAAGAAGGCTTTCAATTCGCCAAGAGCAGTTACGAACCACCGCTGAAACCGCGCTCCCCTGCCCTGCCCTCTCCGCGCAACGGTCGCGAGAATCCGGTCGATCGCATTCTGGATGAGTATCTCGCGCAGAAAAAGCTCGCCACGCCGGCAGCCGTTGATGATGCCACCTTCGCCCGCCGCGCGTCGCTCGATCTCATCGGTCTGCTGCCGACGGTCGAAGAACTCGACTCGCTGTTGAACGACAAGAGCAGCGACAAGCGGCAGCGCTACGTCGAAAAGCTCCTCGCCCGCGATGTTGACTACGCCGAACACTGGCTGACGTTTTGGAATGATCTGCTGCGGAACGATTACAGTGGCACCGGTTTCATCACTGGTGGTCGCAAGCAGATTTCAAAATGGTTGTATCAATCGCTAGCGACGAACAAGCCTTATGACGTGATGGCCCGCGAGTTGATCTCGCCGCCGAATCAAGACAGCGCGGGTTTCATCGACGGCATTCTGTGGCGCGGCGATGTGAGCGCAGGGCAAACCGTCGAAATTCAGTTTGCGCAGAGTGTTGGTCAGGCGCTGCTAGGCATCAATCTGAAGTGTGCGTCGTGCCACGATAGTTTCATCGATCGCTGGACGCTGCAAGAGTCGTACGGCCTGGCAGCGATCTACTCCAAGCGGCCTCTCGAGATCCATCGCTGCGACAAGCCGATCAATCAGCAAGCCGCGGCGTCGTGGCTCTTTCCTGAACTCGGCCAAGTCGACGCCAAGGCCGCTCAGCCGGAGCGATTGAAGCAACTCGCCGCGCTCGTCACGCATCGCGACAACGGCCGCTTCACGCGAACGATTGTCAACCGGCTGTGGCATCGCACCATGGGCCGCGGCATCGTTCATCCGCCCGATGCAATGCAAACCGAGCCGTGGAACGCCGACCTGCTCGACTTCCTCGCCGAAGATTTTGCTCAGCATGGCTTCGATCTGAAACGCACTCTGTCGCTCATCACGACTTCGGCCGCTTATCAGAGCCAGATGGAAGTCGTCGACAAGAACACCGATGACGCGGGCTATACCTATCGCGGCCCGCGTGCTCGGCGACTGACGGCGGAACAGTTCATCGATGCCGTTTGGCAACTGACCGACACCGCGCCGGGCAAGTTCGACGCGCCGGTGATTCGCGCCGGCTCTTCGTCAGCAAAATCTCCCGCGACTGGACCGAAAGAACTCACCGGCAAGTGGATCTGGTCGAGTGCCGATTCGTCAAATGCTGCCGCCGGTGAAACGGTTGTCGTGCGGAAGAAATTCGATCTAAAAGCCACGCCGGTCCAAGCCATCGCTGCGATTACTTGCGACAACAGCTACTCGCTCTACGCCAACGGCCAGAAGTTGCAGTCTGGTGAAAATTGGGAAGCCCCCGACGCGGTCATTCTCACAGGCAAGTTGAAGGCCGGCGAAAATGAAATCGTAATCGTCGCCAAGAACGGCGGCAGCGGTCCGAACCCGGCTGGCCTCTTCTGCGAGATTGTTGCCTGGCAGGCGGACAAGAGCGCGACCACGATCGCCACAGACGAATCGTGGCAATGGACCAAGACTCTGCCCGACGGCAAAGGCAAATTCAAAACCGAACCCACCGATTGGCAAGCAGCCGCCGCAGTCAAAGGCGCCGCCGTGTGGCAAGGTGTGCATCCGCAGTTGCTGGCGGCACTCAGTGCCGGCGGGCAATCGGTGGGGCTGAAAGTGCGGGCCTCGCTCGTGAAGAGCGACTTCCTGATGCGGGCTCTCGGCCGGCCGAATCGCGATCAAATCGTGACGGTGCGTCCCGATAGCCTGACCACGCTCGAAGCGATTGATCTCGCCAACGGTCAGTCACTCGCTGATAGCTTACAGCGCGGCAGTGTGAAACTGGCGGCTCGCGGGTGGACTCCCGATACATTTTCGCAATGGTTATTCCGCAGCACTCTCGCGCGCGAGCCTTCGCCGGCGGAACTGGCTACGATGAAAGAAGAACTGGGAGCAAAGATCACACCCCAAGGGATTGAAGATGCGTTGTGGAGCGTGTTGATGTTGCCGGAGTTTCAGTTGGTACGGTAG
- a CDS encoding tRNA modification GTPase translates to MSLAIDDTIVALASAAGGSYEGIIRVSGPAVVEVLKKIFDGETGSGDLQSKRPLVLNGRLRLASDTRAQEVHLPALVYLWPTSRSYTRQPLAEIYLPGSPPLLDLAIRSLCKCGARLAGPGEFTLRAFLAGRLDLTQAEAVLGVIDAQDAASLQSALTQLSGGLSHPLASLRNQLLDLLAHLEAGLDFVDEDIEFISRAELQQQVTAAATKVQSIADQLNSRSETSTSAPRVVLYGEPNAGKSSLLNALAGTAAAIVSPVAGTTRDYLVRLVTIDNQQLQLIDTAGVEEVSSTNAIAADAQSLGQSQHQQADLQLLCIDSSQPMSPWSHAELQRNSLTPRLIIGTKFDQTGGHSFDLPSPALLTSVVTGHGLDELRGAIITALRKSTGEIPVVATTALRCTASLQAAATALASAADLTTNGASDEWIAAELRLALDELGQVIGAVYTDDILDRVFSRFCIGK, encoded by the coding sequence ATGTCGCTGGCCATCGACGACACGATCGTCGCCCTCGCGTCGGCTGCCGGCGGCAGCTACGAAGGGATCATTCGTGTCAGTGGGCCGGCGGTTGTCGAAGTCTTGAAAAAGATCTTCGACGGCGAGACTGGTTCAGGCGATTTGCAATCCAAACGCCCGCTCGTTTTGAACGGTCGCTTGCGTCTCGCGAGCGACACGCGAGCTCAGGAAGTTCACCTTCCAGCGCTGGTCTATCTTTGGCCGACCTCGCGCAGTTACACGCGGCAACCACTGGCGGAAATCTATCTTCCCGGTTCGCCGCCGCTGCTCGATTTGGCGATTCGCTCCCTGTGCAAATGCGGTGCAAGATTGGCCGGGCCGGGGGAATTCACGTTGCGGGCGTTTCTGGCCGGGCGACTCGATCTAACGCAGGCCGAAGCAGTTCTGGGGGTGATCGATGCGCAAGACGCCGCGTCGCTGCAGTCGGCGCTCACGCAGCTCTCGGGCGGTTTGTCGCATCCGCTAGCCAGCTTGCGGAATCAGTTGCTCGATCTTCTCGCCCATCTCGAGGCAGGGCTCGACTTCGTTGACGAAGACATTGAGTTCATCAGCCGAGCCGAACTACAGCAGCAAGTAACCGCCGCGGCGACGAAAGTGCAATCGATCGCCGATCAGTTGAACTCGCGCAGCGAAACCAGCACGTCAGCACCGCGAGTTGTTCTTTACGGCGAACCTAACGCGGGAAAGAGCAGTCTCTTGAATGCCCTCGCCGGAACGGCTGCCGCGATTGTTTCGCCCGTTGCCGGCACCACGCGTGACTATCTGGTGCGACTCGTGACCATCGACAATCAACAGCTGCAACTGATCGACACGGCCGGCGTGGAAGAAGTTTCGAGTACCAACGCGATCGCTGCCGATGCGCAGTCACTTGGTCAATCGCAACACCAACAAGCTGACCTGCAACTCCTCTGCATTGATTCCTCGCAGCCGATGTCGCCGTGGTCGCACGCCGAGCTGCAACGAAATTCGCTGACTCCCCGACTCATCATCGGAACAAAGTTCGATCAAACGGGCGGCCATTCATTTGACCTCCCCTCCCCTGCCCTGCTCACCAGCGTTGTCACCGGCCATGGTCTCGACGAACTCCGCGGCGCAATCATCACTGCCTTGCGCAAGTCGACTGGCGAAATCCCCGTCGTCGCCACGACAGCCTTGCGTTGCACAGCCAGCCTACAAGCCGCCGCCACCGCTCTCGCCTCGGCCGCCGATCTGACGACCAATGGTGCCAGCGACGAATGGATTGCCGCTGAACTTCGCCTCGCCCTCGACGAGCTCGGCCAGGTGATCGGCGCGGTCTACACCGATGATATTCTCGATCGAGTGTTCAGCCGCTTTTGCATTGGGAAATAG